One Ignavibacterium album JCM 16511 genomic region harbors:
- the rlmB gene encoding 23S rRNA (guanosine(2251)-2'-O)-methyltransferase RlmB, which yields MNLIIGRKPVLEALNSDEEITQVYILYGQEGGIINAIRVAAKKRGIKVNQITSEKFRQIVKDKNAQGVAAVKLSQKFYSLQEIIQSAKLKSSKTQSSEKSFGESPLILILDSIMDTHNVGAILRTAECSGVDGIIITKHNSAPINETVAKTSAGASELVKICQVNNLANAIDELKKEGFWIVGSYLGNSKPYTEIDYKMPVALIVGNEEKGIRKLTADKCDFLVHIPMKGKIQSLNVSVATGILLFEILRQRSL from the coding sequence ACTGGAAGCTCTGAACAGCGATGAAGAAATAACTCAGGTTTATATTCTATATGGTCAGGAAGGCGGAATAATTAATGCAATTCGTGTTGCTGCAAAAAAAAGGGGAATTAAAGTAAATCAAATAACCTCAGAGAAATTCAGGCAAATTGTAAAAGACAAAAATGCTCAAGGTGTTGCAGCAGTAAAGTTATCACAAAAATTTTATTCACTTCAGGAAATAATTCAATCGGCAAAACTCAAAAGTTCAAAAACCCAATCATCAGAAAAGAGTTTTGGTGAATCTCCACTAATCTTAATTTTAGATTCGATTATGGATACACATAATGTTGGTGCAATTTTAAGAACAGCAGAATGCAGCGGAGTTGATGGAATCATCATAACAAAGCATAATTCAGCACCAATTAATGAAACTGTAGCTAAAACATCTGCAGGCGCGAGTGAGCTTGTTAAGATTTGTCAGGTTAATAATCTAGCAAATGCAATAGATGAGCTTAAGAAAGAAGGTTTCTGGATTGTCGGTTCATATCTCGGTAATTCAAAACCATATACTGAAATTGATTATAAAATGCCTGTTGCATTAATTGTTGGTAATGAAGAAAAAGGTATAAGAAAATTAACTGCTGACAAATGCGACTTTCTTGTACACATTCCGATGAAAGGAAAAATTCAATCACTGAATGTTTCAGTTGCAACAGGAATACTTCTCTTCGAAATTCTAAGGCAGAGAAGTTTATAA